From one Populus alba chromosome 17, ASM523922v2, whole genome shotgun sequence genomic stretch:
- the LOC118030958 gene encoding SWI/SNF complex component SNF12 homolog isoform X2 produces the protein MNNNTTPKSLGQSSSPLGNSGMVNPSMGANPSFSQSQGQMGAAFQGGQFQLSQAQATVQAHLKAQQAHAQAQAVHAAQIQAAHVQLQAQGISLNQTQNVGIGNLGSSSPSFSTPGNASAKRLPQKPLGRPPGVPFSSMVSPLKPMDLSSAARRKKQKLPEKQLQDRVAAILPESALYTQLLEFEARVDAALARKKVDIQEALKSPPCVQKTLRIYVFNTFANQTRTIPKKPNAEPPTWTLKVIGRILEDGLDPDQPGAVQKSNPLYPKFSSFFKRVTIQLDQRLYPDNHIIIWEHARSPAPHEGFEVKRKGDKEFTVNIRLEMNYVPDKFKLSPALMEVLGIEVETRPRIIAAIWHYVKARKLQNPDDPSFFICDAPLQKVFGESMMKFTMVSQRISPHLSPPQPIHLEHKIKLSGNSPAGTVCYDVLVDVPFPIQRELFALLANAEKNKEIDTCDEAICTAIRKIHEHRRRRAFFLGFSQSPVEFVNALIESQSKDLRLVAGEASRNAEKERHSDFFNQPWAEDAVIRYLNRKPAVGSDAPGST, from the exons ATGAACAACAACACCACACCAAAGAGTTTGGGGCAATCTTCGTCACCACTTGGTAATTCGGGGATGGTCAATCCATCGATGGGAGCGAACCCATCCTTCTCACAATCACAAGGTCAAATGGGTGCTGCCTTTCAGGGTGGTCAGTTCCAGCTGTCCCAAGCACAGGCTACTGTGCAAGCTCACTTGAAAGCACAGCAGGCTCACGCCCAAGCACAAGCAGTTCATGCTGCTCAAATTCAAGCAGCTCATGTGCAACTCCAAGCACAAGGGATCTCTCTTAACCAAACTCAGAATGTTGGCATAGGTAATTTGGGTTCGTCTTCACCGTCATTCTCAACTCCCGGGAATGCTAGTGCAAAACGGCTCCCTCAGAAACCTTTGGGTAGGCCTCCTGGTGTTCCCTTTTCTAGCATGGTTTCACCATTGAAACCTATGGATCTCTCATCTGCTGCACGTAGAAAGAAGCAGAAGCTACCAGAGAAGCAGCTACAAGATAGAGTAGCTGCGATTCTGCCAGAGTCTGCTCTGTACACACAGCTTCTTGAGTTTGAAGCTCGGGTTGATGCTGCTTTAGCTAGAAAGAAGGTTGACATCCAGGAGGCCCTTAAAAGTCCTCCCTGTGTGCAGAAAACCCTTCGAATTTATGTCTTCAATACATTTGCCAATCAGACAAGAACAATCCCCAAGAAGCCAAATGCTGAGCCTCCTACTTGGACTCTTAAAGTTATCGGGAGAATCTTGGAAGATGGGTTAGACCCTGACCAGCCTGGAGCAGTCCAGAAATCAAACCCCTTGTACCCGAAGTTCTCATCTTTTTTCAAGAGAGTGACCATTCAGTTGGATCAGAGACTGTATCCTGATAATCATATCATCATATGGGAGCATGCTCGATCACCTGCACCTCACGAGGGTTTTGAAGTCAAGAGAAAAGGGGATAAAGAGTTCACTGTGAATATAAGATTGGAAATGAATTATGTGCCTGATAAATTTAAGCTCTCTCCAGCTTTGATGGAAGTTCTTGGTATAGAGGTTGAAACCCGTCCTAGAATAATAGCTGCAATTTGGCATTATGTGAAGGCTAGGAAACTGCAGAACCCTGATGAcccttcatttttcatttgcgATGcacctcttcagaaagtatttGGGGAATCAATGATGAAATTCACGATGGTTTCACAGAGGATATCTCCGCATTTATCTCCTCCACAGCCGATACATTTGGAGCATAAAATTAAGCTTTCAGGGAATAGTCCAGCTGGAACTGTCTGCTATGATGTGCTGGTGGATGTGCCATTTCCAATACAGAGGGAATTGTTTGCTTTGTTGGCAAATGCTGAGAAGAATAAAGAGATTGATACCTGTGATGAGGCAATATGTACTGCTATAAGGAAAATTCATGAACATCGTAGGAGACGGGCATTCTTCCTTGGATTTAGTCAATCACCTGTGGAATTTGTCAATGCTCTGATTGAATCTCAAAGCAAGGATTTGAGGCTGGTAGCTGGAGAAGCTAGCAGAAATGCTGAGAAAGAGCGCCACTCGGACTTCTTTAACCAACCATG GGCTGAAGATGCTGTTATTCGTTACTTGAATCGCAAGCCTGCTGTAGGAAGTGATGCTCCTGGGAGCACATGA
- the LOC118030958 gene encoding SWI/SNF complex component SNF12 homolog isoform X1, protein MNNNTTPKSLGQSSSPLGNSGMVNPSMGANPSFSQSQGQMGAAFQGGQFQLSQAQATVQAHLKAQQAHAQAQAVHAAQIQAAHVQLQAQGISLNQTQNVGIGNLGSSSPSFSTPGNASAKRLPQKPLGRPPGVPFSSMVSPLKPMDLSSAARRKKQKLPEKQLQDRVAAILPESALYTQLLEFEARVDAALARKKVDIQEALKSPPCVQKTLRIYVFNTFANQTRTIPKKPNAEPPTWTLKVIGRILEDGLDPDQPGAVQKSNPLYPKFSSFFKRVTIQLDQRLYPDNHIIIWEHARSPAPHEGFEVKRKGDKEFTVNIRLEMNYVPDKFKLSPALMEVLGIEVETRPRIIAAIWHYVKARKLQNPDDPSFFICDAPLQKVFGESMMKFTMVSQRISPHLSPPQPIHLEHKIKLSGNSPAGTVCYDVLVDVPFPIQRELFALLANAEKNKEIDTCDEAICTAIRKIHEHRRRRAFFLGFSQSPVEFVNALIESQSKDLRLVAGEASRNAEKERHSDFFNQPCDDAQTKLSRLTKGNVLRILMHSQKETDLGT, encoded by the exons ATGAACAACAACACCACACCAAAGAGTTTGGGGCAATCTTCGTCACCACTTGGTAATTCGGGGATGGTCAATCCATCGATGGGAGCGAACCCATCCTTCTCACAATCACAAGGTCAAATGGGTGCTGCCTTTCAGGGTGGTCAGTTCCAGCTGTCCCAAGCACAGGCTACTGTGCAAGCTCACTTGAAAGCACAGCAGGCTCACGCCCAAGCACAAGCAGTTCATGCTGCTCAAATTCAAGCAGCTCATGTGCAACTCCAAGCACAAGGGATCTCTCTTAACCAAACTCAGAATGTTGGCATAGGTAATTTGGGTTCGTCTTCACCGTCATTCTCAACTCCCGGGAATGCTAGTGCAAAACGGCTCCCTCAGAAACCTTTGGGTAGGCCTCCTGGTGTTCCCTTTTCTAGCATGGTTTCACCATTGAAACCTATGGATCTCTCATCTGCTGCACGTAGAAAGAAGCAGAAGCTACCAGAGAAGCAGCTACAAGATAGAGTAGCTGCGATTCTGCCAGAGTCTGCTCTGTACACACAGCTTCTTGAGTTTGAAGCTCGGGTTGATGCTGCTTTAGCTAGAAAGAAGGTTGACATCCAGGAGGCCCTTAAAAGTCCTCCCTGTGTGCAGAAAACCCTTCGAATTTATGTCTTCAATACATTTGCCAATCAGACAAGAACAATCCCCAAGAAGCCAAATGCTGAGCCTCCTACTTGGACTCTTAAAGTTATCGGGAGAATCTTGGAAGATGGGTTAGACCCTGACCAGCCTGGAGCAGTCCAGAAATCAAACCCCTTGTACCCGAAGTTCTCATCTTTTTTCAAGAGAGTGACCATTCAGTTGGATCAGAGACTGTATCCTGATAATCATATCATCATATGGGAGCATGCTCGATCACCTGCACCTCACGAGGGTTTTGAAGTCAAGAGAAAAGGGGATAAAGAGTTCACTGTGAATATAAGATTGGAAATGAATTATGTGCCTGATAAATTTAAGCTCTCTCCAGCTTTGATGGAAGTTCTTGGTATAGAGGTTGAAACCCGTCCTAGAATAATAGCTGCAATTTGGCATTATGTGAAGGCTAGGAAACTGCAGAACCCTGATGAcccttcatttttcatttgcgATGcacctcttcagaaagtatttGGGGAATCAATGATGAAATTCACGATGGTTTCACAGAGGATATCTCCGCATTTATCTCCTCCACAGCCGATACATTTGGAGCATAAAATTAAGCTTTCAGGGAATAGTCCAGCTGGAACTGTCTGCTATGATGTGCTGGTGGATGTGCCATTTCCAATACAGAGGGAATTGTTTGCTTTGTTGGCAAATGCTGAGAAGAATAAAGAGATTGATACCTGTGATGAGGCAATATGTACTGCTATAAGGAAAATTCATGAACATCGTAGGAGACGGGCATTCTTCCTTGGATTTAGTCAATCACCTGTGGAATTTGTCAATGCTCTGATTGAATCTCAAAGCAAGGATTTGAGGCTGGTAGCTGGAGAAGCTAGCAGAAATGCTGAGAAAGAGCGCCACTCGGACTTCTTTAACCAACCATG CGATGATGCCCAGACAAAGTTATCAAGATTAACAAAGGGAAATGTGTTGAGGATTCTAATGCACAGTCAAAAAGAGACTGATTTGGGCACTTAA